In Syngnathus acus chromosome 5, fSynAcu1.2, whole genome shotgun sequence, a genomic segment contains:
- the camkva gene encoding caM kinase-like vesicle-associated protein → MPFGCLTLGEKKDYNNPAEVSDKYDLGQVVKTEEFCEIFRAKDRNTLKMYTCKKFNKKDGRNVRKAAKNEIMILKMIKHHNILQMVDAFETKKEYFIFLELATGREVFDWILDQGYYSERDTSNVMRQVLEAVAYLHSLNIVHRNLKLENLVYFNRLKHSKIVISDFQLAKLENRHIKDPCGTPEYLAPEVVGRQRYGRPVDCWAIGVIMYILLSGNPPFYDDTDEDDPDNRDKNLFLKILSGDYEFDSPYWDDISDSAKTLVASLMEVDQDQRLTAQEAIAHEWISGNAASDKNIKDGVCAQIEKNFAKAKWKKAVRVTTLMKRLRASEQGDSGASGVDSGAPAGTAAAPVAAAGGLGLAASLKAALSANAADTQTPTKPADPQPSTARAEETPEEGCNGDIL, encoded by the exons ATGCCATTTGGTTGTCTGACGCTCGGGGAGAAGAAGgattacaacaatcccgcTGAAGTCAGCGACAAATATGACCTGGGACAAGTCGTTAAAAC agaGGAGTTTTGCGAGATATTCCGGGCGAAGGATAGGAACACGCTGAAAATGTACACCTGcaaaaagttcaacaaaaaGGATGGCAGGAATGTGAGGAAAGCAGCCAAGAATGAAATAATGATCCTAAAGAT GATAAAGCATCATAATATCCTCCAGATGGTTGATGCTTTTGAAACAAAGAAAGAGTACTTCATCTTCCTGGAACT AGCAACAGGGAGGGAGGTATTTGACTGGATCTTAGATCAGGGCTACTATTCAGAGAGGGACACCAGCAATGTGATGAGGCAAGTGCTGGAGGCAGTAGCATACTTGCACTCTCTGAATATTGTCCACAGAAATCTAAAG CTGGAGAACTTAGTGTACTTCAACCGCTTGAAACATTCCAAAATTGTTATCAGTGATTTCCAGCTTGCAAAACTGGAAAACAGACACATTAAGGATCCATGCGGGACTCCAGAGTATCTAG CTCCTGAGGTTGTTGGCAGGCAGAGATATGGAAGACCTGTGGATTGCTGGGCCATAGGGGTCATCATGTACATACT CTTGTCCGGGAACCCTCCTTTTTACGATGACACAGACGAAGACGATCCCGACAATCGAGACAAGAACCTTTTCCTCAAGATTTTGTCGGGCGACTACGAATTTGACTCACCGTACTGGGATGATATTTCTGATTCTG ccaAAACCTTAGTGGCGTCTTTGATGGAGGTGGACCAAGACCAGCGGCTGACTGCACAGGAGGCTATTGCCCATGAATG GATTTCTGGGAATGCTGCTTCGGATAAGAACATCAAAGATGGTGTTTGTGCACAAATAGAAAAGAACTTTGCAAAAGCCAAGTGGAAG AAAGCTGTCAGAGTCACCACCCTCATGAAGAGACTCCGAGCATCCGAACAGGGGGATTCGGGAGCCTCCGGAGTTGATTCCGGAGCACCCGcaggcaccgctgctgctccagTAGCGGCTGCCGGTGGCCTCGGCCTTGCCGCCAGCTTAAAGGCAGCTCTTAGCGCAAACGCGGCCGACACACAGACTCCCACCAAGCCCGCGGACCCTCAACCAAGCACAGCCAGAGCGGAGGAGACGCCGGAGGAAGGGTGCAACGGTGATATTCTGTAA